The proteins below are encoded in one region of Sneathia sanguinegens:
- the adhE gene encoding bifunctional acetaldehyde-CoA/alcohol dehydrogenase, producing MVNDVQSLRELMARVKKAQEKYSTFDQTTVDKIFRKVAQKINDERITLAKMAHEETGMGVVEDKVIKNHFASEYIYNKYKDEKTCGVLEIDKSYGIKKIATPIGVIAGVIPTTNPTSTAAFKILLALKTRNAIIISPHPRAKNSTIYTAKIALEVAKQYGAPDDIIGWIDEPSLELSKELMAEANLILATGGPGMVKSAYSSGTPAIGVGSGNTPVILDETCDVKMTVNSILLSKTFDNGVICASEQSLIVNKSIYERVKREFQLRGAYFLTDEEKDKLRKTLFKNGVAGALNAEIVGKSAYAIAQLAGFEVPKLAKVLIAEIEKTTFDEELAHEKLSPILGMYKSENFEDSIEKATALVELGGLGHTSVMYVNPAEKEKIDLFGRTMKTGRTLINMPASLGAIGDVYNFKLEPSLTLGCGSWGGNSVSENVGVKHLLNIKTIAERRENMLWFKVPEKVYFKYGCLPQALEELKGEHKKAMIVTDKTLAELGYANHITTVLEKIGIDYRIFSEVGVDPTLSCTREGAKLAKEYKPDVIIALGGGSAMDAAKIMWVLYEYPDIRFKDLAMRFMDIRKRIFAFPKMGIKAKFIAIATSAGTGSEVTPFSVITDDETGIKYPLADYELTPDVAINDPELMLTMPRGLTVASGVDALTHAIESYVSVMATEYTKPYSLEAIKIVLQYLPESVALGVKAVKAKEKMANASCIAGMAFANAFLGIVHSLSHKLGGQFHIPHGICNGMLLNEVIRYNATDAPVKMGVFPQYKYPDTKNRYAKIADFLGLGGETREEKIEKLIEKIDELKERVGVPKTIRDWGVPEKDFLEHVDQMALEAFDDQCTPANPRYPLISELKEIYLRAYYGAEEYEKMFDMTKANDTKETKETKKKK from the coding sequence ATGGTTAATGATGTTCAAAGTTTAAGAGAACTTATGGCTAGAGTTAAAAAAGCACAAGAAAAATATTCAACTTTTGATCAAACAACAGTTGATAAAATTTTTAGAAAAGTTGCACAAAAAATTAATGATGAAAGAATTACTTTAGCTAAAATGGCACATGAAGAAACAGGAATGGGTGTAGTTGAAGATAAGGTTATTAAAAATCATTTTGCTTCAGAATATATTTATAATAAATACAAAGATGAAAAGACTTGTGGTGTACTTGAAATAGATAAGTCATATGGTATAAAGAAAATAGCAACACCTATAGGTGTAATAGCTGGGGTTATACCTACAACTAATCCAACTTCAACAGCAGCATTTAAAATTTTATTAGCACTTAAAACAAGAAATGCTATTATTATATCACCACATCCAAGAGCAAAGAATTCAACTATCTATACAGCTAAAATAGCTTTAGAAGTTGCAAAACAATATGGAGCACCAGATGATATAATTGGTTGGATAGATGAACCAAGTTTGGAATTATCAAAAGAATTAATGGCAGAAGCTAACTTAATTTTAGCAACTGGAGGACCTGGAATGGTTAAGAGTGCTTATTCATCAGGAACACCAGCTATAGGTGTTGGTTCAGGAAATACACCAGTTATATTAGATGAAACTTGTGATGTTAAAATGACAGTTAATTCAATACTATTATCTAAAACTTTTGATAATGGTGTAATTTGTGCCTCAGAACAATCATTAATCGTTAATAAATCAATATATGAAAGAGTAAAAAGAGAATTTCAATTAAGAGGAGCATATTTCTTAACAGATGAAGAAAAAGATAAGTTAAGAAAAACATTATTTAAAAATGGTGTAGCAGGAGCATTAAATGCTGAAATAGTAGGTAAGAGTGCTTATGCAATTGCACAACTTGCAGGATTTGAAGTTCCAAAATTAGCTAAGGTTTTAATTGCAGAAATTGAAAAAACAACATTTGATGAAGAATTAGCTCATGAAAAATTATCACCTATCTTAGGTATGTATAAGTCAGAAAATTTTGAAGATTCAATTGAAAAAGCAACTGCTTTAGTTGAATTAGGTGGTTTAGGACATACATCAGTTATGTATGTAAATCCTGCAGAAAAAGAAAAGATAGACTTATTCGGTAGAACAATGAAAACAGGAAGAACATTGATAAATATGCCAGCTTCACTAGGGGCTATAGGAGATGTATATAACTTTAAATTGGAACCATCATTGACATTAGGTTGTGGATCATGGGGTGGAAACTCAGTATCAGAAAATGTAGGAGTTAAGCATTTATTAAATATTAAAACTATAGCTGAAAGAAGGGAAAATATGCTTTGGTTCAAAGTGCCAGAAAAAGTTTACTTTAAATATGGTTGTTTACCACAAGCTCTTGAAGAATTAAAGGGTGAACATAAGAAAGCAATGATAGTTACAGATAAGACACTTGCTGAATTAGGATATGCTAATCATATTACAACAGTTTTAGAAAAAATTGGAATAGATTACAGAATATTCTCAGAAGTTGGAGTAGATCCTACATTGAGTTGTACTCGTGAAGGTGCTAAATTAGCAAAAGAATATAAGCCAGATGTTATTATAGCATTAGGTGGTGGATCTGCAATGGATGCTGCTAAAATTATGTGGGTTTTATATGAATATCCAGACATTAGATTTAAAGACCTTGCTATGAGATTTATGGATATTAGAAAGAGAATATTTGCTTTCCCTAAGATGGGTATAAAGGCTAAATTTATAGCTATAGCTACATCAGCAGGTACAGGATCAGAAGTAACACCATTCTCAGTTATAACTGACGATGAAACTGGTATAAAATATCCATTAGCTGATTATGAATTAACACCAGATGTTGCTATTAACGATCCAGAATTAATGTTAACTATGCCAAGAGGATTAACAGTTGCTTCTGGAGTAGATGCTTTAACACATGCTATAGAATCATATGTATCAGTAATGGCTACTGAATATACAAAACCATATTCATTAGAAGCAATTAAGATAGTTCTTCAATATTTACCTGAATCAGTTGCATTAGGAGTTAAAGCAGTTAAGGCAAAAGAAAAAATGGCTAATGCTTCATGTATAGCAGGTATGGCATTTGCTAATGCTTTCCTAGGTATAGTTCACTCATTGTCACATAAATTAGGTGGACAATTCCATATACCACATGGTATTTGTAATGGTATGTTATTAAATGAAGTTATAAGATACAATGCAACAGATGCACCAGTAAAAATGGGTGTATTCCCACAATATAAGTATCCAGATACAAAGAATAGATATGCTAAAATAGCTGATTTCTTAGGTTTAGGTGGAGAAACAAGAGAAGAAAAGATAGAAAAATTAATAGAAAAAATAGATGAATTGAAAGAAAGAGTAGGAGTACCTAAGACAATTAGAGATTGGGGAGTTCCTGAAAAAGACTTCTTAGAACATGTTGATCAAATGGCATTAGAAGCATTTGATGATCAATGTACACCAGCAAATCCTAGATATCCATTAATTTCAGAATTGAAAGAAATATATCTAAGAGCATATTATGGTGCTGAAGAATATGAAAAAATGTTTGATATGACTAAGGCAAATGACACTAAAGAAACTAAAGAAACTAAAAAGAAAAAATAA